The DNA segment GTCGTGAAATATTGCTGTTCTTTCTCGTCGTTGCATTGCTTGGAACTGGTTTTTATTTAAAGCAGAAAGTTTCGTTTTACTACGCCATGTATTTCAATAAATTCGAACATAAAAGGCTTTCGAATTCGGAAAAGGAAGAAAATAGAATCAATCGCATCATTGGTGATTATGCCGATAAAACCTTTGGGATGGATATTTCTCATTATCAAAGGAAAGAAGATATTGCCTGGGATAGTTTAAGCATAGGAAATCGATCTATTCCACTTAAATTTGTGGTTCTTCGGGCAACTATGGGAAACCGAACTGCTGATAAGCATTTTGACGATTTCTGGAAACTCTCAAAAAAGCATGAGCTTATTCGTGGTGCGTATCATTTTTACAGAGCAGATGAAGATCCCGTAATGCAGGCTAATAATTTTCTGTCAAATGTAAAATTAGAATCTGGAGATTTGCCACCGATTTTAGATATTGAAAAAATCCCCAAACGAAAATCGACTAAAAAATTAATTGAAGATTTAAAGATCTGGTGCCGAATTGTTGAGGAAGCATACGGCGTAAAACCGATTATTTATACCTATTATCATTACCACAAGGATTTTCTAAAAGGCGAGTTTGATGACTATCCACTTTGGTTAGCGAACTATAATGATGTTCCGCAACCTACAGCAGATAATGAATGGGAAATCTGGCAATTCACTGAAAATGGAATTGTTTATGGAATTAATACCAAAGTCGATTTGAACGTTTTCAATGGAAATATGTGGTCGCTGAAAAGACTGACTTTGGATTAACAAAAAAAGGATGCCCGCGAGCATCCTTTATAAATTATATAAAATGAATTATTTGATTTTATCCAATATAGCCTGAGTTTCGCCATATTCCTGACTTTCTTTCTTAGCCAACTCAATTGCCTTTGTCGCCCAAGTTTTAGCATTTACCTTATCTCCCATTTTGAAATAAAGATTTGCTACGGTGTCCGTATTTGCATATCCTTCTTGTAATTTAACAGACTGTTTTGCCCAAAGTAAAGCATGGTCTAAAGCTACTTTGTCAGTTGCGTTTTCAAAGAAGTTCCAGGCAATAGAATTAAGCTCATTTGAACTAAAATCAGAAGATGTACCGTCTTTGTAGTATTCGATCGCCAACTTTTGATATCCAGCCGAATCTTTATTCATAGTAGCAACTCTCATTTTTGTTTTCAATAATAAGGGTTTTACCTCTTCTTCAGACATAGTTTTTCGAGCTTCTGCAACATATTTCTTTTCATCAAAAACTTTCGTTGTCTTGTCATAAGAAGTATTGAAGAGAGAATTCAATTTGAAGTTATTAAGCGTTTTATTATAATTTTCCTCTGGCATTACCTTTAATAATTCCTCTTTACGAGAAATAAATTGCGGATAAAGAGGAGAATTAGAATCTTTCGTTAAAGAAAAAAGATAAGAGAAATCTTCTTGATCCATCGGCTCTTTCTTTTGATTAAAATAAATCGCAGCTGCTTTCGTCGCTAAATCCGGATCTGCAAAAGCATAAACTTTAATAAAGCTTTTCAAAAATTCTGGATTTTTATCACCAGCTTCAAATCTCTTTTTAAGAGCTCCCATCTGTTTTGCAGGATCTATCGCGTCTTTACCAACGTTAATAAATTCTGGAGCGTCATAATAAGAAGTAACACGATGGATCAATTCCCCATCTCCGTTGATGAAAAGATAAGTTGGATAAGCTCTTACGTTGTATTTCTTTGCAATTTCGATTCCTTCCCCTTTTTCCATATCAATTTTCGAATTGACGAAATTGGCATTGTAGAAATTCCCAACTGTTTCCTGTGGAAAAACGTTTTTCGCCATCTGTTTACATGGTCCACACCATGTAGTATAAGCGTCTAGGAAAAGTAATTTATTTTCTTTCTTAGCAGTGGCCAGGAGCTCTTTGAAGGATTTGTTTTCCTCAAATTTCATTCCCTGTCCAAAGGTGATGATGCTGAACAACACCAATAAGATTAATGATATTTTTTTCATTTTTTTAAAATTTATTAAGATGCTAAAATAATGTATTCTGTTTAAAAGAGGATTGAAACCGATATTTATTTTTGAACTTTTACGTCGAGATTAATTGCGGGACTTACCATAGGAACGTTTTTCCATTCTCCCAAATAATTTCTGTAGATGGTTTTATTTCCCATCAATGCGCCACTCATATAGAATCGTCCGTTAAAATTACTCAAAAGCTGAATCCCGACATAGAAATTATCTTTCATCCAAATGTTATTTTTTGAAACATTAAAACTATAAGTGTTGTCTATAATTTTATCTGAAGTAATTTCATCGTGTAGATCTTCGCTAAGAATCGGATTTAGATTTTTATCATAGATCGTAAACCTGATAAAAACGGGTTTGTCGCTTTCAAAACTTGAAATATTAATGTTGATCTTTTCGATTTTAGTCTTTTTATTCGTCTTAAAAAGCATTGCAATTTCTTTTGACCGGTCTTCACTTTCTTTTGAAGGATTATGGCCGATCTGTATTTTTTTAGTTTTCGTATTGATGCCCCAATTCTTTTTTACAAATTTTCCAGGAATAATTTTGACTTCCTCAATATTGCTCACTTTCTGTGTCAAGAGAATTTTATGTGAAGTTTGTTTTAGAAACTGCGCTACAGGAATGGTGTATTTTTCAAAACCACCCACTTCAATTTTTAAATTTGTTTTCGGATTAACGTTTGTTAAATCGATTTTAAAATTTCCGTTTTCATCAGCGATCGTTCCGGTGTTTTGATTACCTATTCCTATTTTGGCGTAGGGAACTGGTTGGTTTTCTTCTTTGGATAAAATGGTTCCTGAAATTGCTTGCGCATTCATTAAAAATCCAAGAAATAGAATAAAAAGTAAAGATGCTTTTTTCATATATTATTTTTCAGCAAATATTAGAAAATTATTGATAAAAGTATCCTAACGAATTGTTAAACAAAATCGAGTGAGAGTTATATTTTTCTTAATAGCGTAAAGTTAATTTTAAGCGAAGATCTACGCCCCGACCTGAACGGAACTCTTTTTTATTTTTAGAGAATTTGGTTTGGTGATGCCGGAAAATAAAAAAAGTGGGAGTCCTTCGACAAGCTCAGGATAAATTCAAGCGGGAAAAGGCGCCCAAAAAATACAAGAATATATACCCGTTTAATTTCCGTACTTTTGCACCTTTCAAAAATCATATAGTCCAAATCTACAATGAATTACATTTCAGCCGAAAATCTAACGAAATCTTACGGGGTAAAAACGCTTTTCAGAGACATTACTTTCCACATTAATGAAGGTGATAAAATTGCCATTGTTGCAAAAAACGGTTCTGGTAAATCGACTTTGCTCAAAATTTTAATGGGTAACGAAATTGCAGATTCTGGGACAGTCGTTATTAATAAAGATATTCAGGTTGTTTTATTTGATCAGGAAATTGATTTTGAAGGCGAGCTGAATGTTGAAGAGTTTATGATGACTTTGGATTCTGCACCGATTATGGCTTTGAAAAATTACCATCACGCGCTGATTTCTGAAAATCCAGACGATATGGATAAAGCGCTGAATGAAATGGAAATTCACGAAGCTTGGGATTTGGAAAATGAGATGAGTCAGATTTTGAGTCAGTTGAAAATTACGGACTTGACTTCGAAAATGAAAACCCTTTCCGGTGGTCAGATTAAAAGAGTTGCCTTGGCAAAACTTTTGGTAGAAACGCGTGCACAACACCGTCATACGTTATTGATTATGGATGAGCCAACCAACCACTTGGATGTTGATATGGTGGAATGGCTGGAGAATTATTTATCAAAAGCAATGGTTACTTTGCTTCTGGTAACTCACGACAGGTATTTCCTGGACGCTGTTTGTGATATTATTTGGGAAATTGAAGATTTCAATATGTATGTCCACAACGGAAGTTATGGAACTTATTTGGAGAACAAAATTATCCGCGAAGACAATATGAACTCTACGATTGATAAAGCGCAAAACCTTTACCGCAAGGAATTGGAGTGGATGCGTCGTCAACCGAAAGCGCGTACCACGAAGTCTAAATCAAGACAAGATGATTTTTACGAAACGGAAAAAATTGCAAAAACAGACACTAGAAAAGAGAAGTTAGAATTGGATTTTGAGATGAAACGTCTGGGATCAAAAATCTTGGAATTGCATGATATTAATAAAAGCTACGGTGATAATTTATTATTAAAAGATTTTTCTTACCAATTTCAACGTGGTGAAAAAGTAGGAATTGTTGGAAAAAATGGTGCCGGAAAATCGACGCTTTTGAATATTATTCAAGGTTTAGAGCCTTATGATTCTGGTTCTATTGAAACAGGAGAAACCATTAAATTCGGTTACTTCGCCCAAAAAGGATTAAAGTATAAAGAAGATCAGCGAGTGATTGACTTTATTAAAGATATTTCAGAAAATTTCCCTTTGGCAAACGGAAGAACGATTTCTGCCTCGCAGTTTTTGCGTCTCTTCTTATTTGACGATCAAACGCAATATGCACCGATTTCGAAACTTTCGGGTGGTGAAAAAAGGAGATTACACCTGATGCATGTGTTGTATCAAAATCCTAATTTCCTAATCTTTGATGAGCCAACTAATGATTTGGATTTACCAACGTTGACGGTTTTAGAGAATTTTTTGTTGCAATTTCAGGGAAGTTTGATTATCGTTTCTCACGATAGATACTTCATGGATCGAATTGTTGATCATATTTTAGCTTTTGAAGGAAATGGCATTATTAAAGACTTTGTTGGGACATTCTCGGAATACCGTGATAAGAAAGCACAGGATCAAAATAAAAAGGTAGCTGCACCTGTTGTAGAATCTCCCAAGAAAGTGGAAGCACCTAAATCGTCTGAGACTATTGCTGTTAAAAAATTATCTTTTAAAGAGCAACAGGAATTAAAAGATATCGACAGGGAAATGCCAAAGTTGGAAAAACAGCGTACAGAAATTTTAGCAAAGCTCAATAATGAAACTGATTACGGTAAAATAGCTGAATTCTCTAAAAGTTTAGAAGATATTTCAGATAAACTTCAGGAATTAGAAATGCGTTGGTTGGAACTTCAGGATTAATTGCAAAAATTGATTTACGGAAGATTTATATATCACAAGACGGGCTTTTGCTCGTTTTTTTTTTTTTTTTTTCTTATTGCAATCTCCGAATTCATTAATTTCTATTTTTTCAGTTATTTAAGTGCCTTGAAGCAATATATAGGGAGAGACACTATGTTTTAAGCAAAATCGTAATAAGATTTTATGAAT comes from the Chryseobacterium sp. SNU WT5 genome and includes:
- a CDS encoding glycoside hydrolase family 25 protein — encoded protein: MARKTIKRKTKRKIHKKRKRHFLLRREILLFFLVVALLGTGFYLKQKVSFYYAMYFNKFEHKRLSNSEKEENRINRIIGDYADKTFGMDISHYQRKEDIAWDSLSIGNRSIPLKFVVLRATMGNRTADKHFDDFWKLSKKHELIRGAYHFYRADEDPVMQANNFLSNVKLESGDLPPILDIEKIPKRKSTKKLIEDLKIWCRIVEEAYGVKPIIYTYYHYHKDFLKGEFDDYPLWLANYNDVPQPTADNEWEIWQFTENGIVYGINTKVDLNVFNGNMWSLKRLTLD
- a CDS encoding thioredoxin fold domain-containing protein yields the protein MKKISLILLVLFSIITFGQGMKFEENKSFKELLATAKKENKLLFLDAYTTWCGPCKQMAKNVFPQETVGNFYNANFVNSKIDMEKGEGIEIAKKYNVRAYPTYLFINGDGELIHRVTSYYDAPEFINVGKDAIDPAKQMGALKKRFEAGDKNPEFLKSFIKVYAFADPDLATKAAAIYFNQKKEPMDQEDFSYLFSLTKDSNSPLYPQFISRKEELLKVMPEENYNKTLNNFKLNSLFNTSYDKTTKVFDEKKYVAEARKTMSEEEVKPLLLKTKMRVATMNKDSAGYQKLAIEYYKDGTSSDFSSNELNSIAWNFFENATDKVALDHALLWAKQSVKLQEGYANTDTVANLYFKMGDKVNAKTWATKAIELAKKESQEYGETQAILDKIK
- a CDS encoding carboxypeptidase-like regulatory domain-containing protein gives rise to the protein MKKASLLFILFLGFLMNAQAISGTILSKEENQPVPYAKIGIGNQNTGTIADENGNFKIDLTNVNPKTNLKIEVGGFEKYTIPVAQFLKQTSHKILLTQKVSNIEEVKIIPGKFVKKNWGINTKTKKIQIGHNPSKESEDRSKEIAMLFKTNKKTKIEKININISSFESDKPVFIRFTIYDKNLNPILSEDLHDEITSDKIIDNTYSFNVSKNNIWMKDNFYVGIQLLSNFNGRFYMSGALMGNKTIYRNYLGEWKNVPMVSPAINLDVKVQK
- a CDS encoding ABC-F family ATP-binding cassette domain-containing protein, with the translated sequence MNYISAENLTKSYGVKTLFRDITFHINEGDKIAIVAKNGSGKSTLLKILMGNEIADSGTVVINKDIQVVLFDQEIDFEGELNVEEFMMTLDSAPIMALKNYHHALISENPDDMDKALNEMEIHEAWDLENEMSQILSQLKITDLTSKMKTLSGGQIKRVALAKLLVETRAQHRHTLLIMDEPTNHLDVDMVEWLENYLSKAMVTLLLVTHDRYFLDAVCDIIWEIEDFNMYVHNGSYGTYLENKIIREDNMNSTIDKAQNLYRKELEWMRRQPKARTTKSKSRQDDFYETEKIAKTDTRKEKLELDFEMKRLGSKILELHDINKSYGDNLLLKDFSYQFQRGEKVGIVGKNGAGKSTLLNIIQGLEPYDSGSIETGETIKFGYFAQKGLKYKEDQRVIDFIKDISENFPLANGRTISASQFLRLFLFDDQTQYAPISKLSGGEKRRLHLMHVLYQNPNFLIFDEPTNDLDLPTLTVLENFLLQFQGSLIIVSHDRYFMDRIVDHILAFEGNGIIKDFVGTFSEYRDKKAQDQNKKVAAPVVESPKKVEAPKSSETIAVKKLSFKEQQELKDIDREMPKLEKQRTEILAKLNNETDYGKIAEFSKSLEDISDKLQELEMRWLELQD